The genome window GCCAGTGCTGCCAGCAACTGATGAAGCCATCTCTGACTGCCGGATCTGTCTTACATTGGCATTTGTATAGTTTGTTTTGCTTTCTCCGAGTGACCTGCACTCCAATGTTGTTTTCATAGATGTAGATTTAATAGTTATGGTAAAACAAATAAACGCAGATGTTTACAGTATTAGTATTAACGATCCATTTTTGCCGAAAGTTGGCAGGTATAAAAACATAAAGCGCTACTCCCAAACGGAGTAAGCGCTTTATACTTGGTTTAAAGTACACTGTAGCCGCCTCAGCGAGTTTGTAAACTCCGGCAACCTTATACTATAAACTAATATTTAAATGTTATTAAGCGTTGCTGCCGCCAGTAGTACCACCTGATGTGCTACCACCTGAAGTGCTACCGCCAGTTGAACTACCACCACCAGTAGAACCTGATCTCTGAGATCCACCTGTTGAGCCAGCGCCAGAAGTACCAGAAGTTGCACCTCCGAATTTATCCATAGCACCTGCGCTCATGTTTTTGATCTCATCTAAGCCAGCCTGAAGGTTTTTCTCCAGATCTTTGCTCATTTTAGAAGCCCATTTTTTAACACTTGTTCTTGTGGCTTCACCTGTATCCGGAGCCATCATTAAACCAGCAATAACACCAGCGCTGGCACCAGCCAAAAGAGCTAACATTATTTTACCGCTATTGTCCTTCATAGTCGTATTTTTATTTATGATTGATAGAGTTTTTCACAAAATGTGTGTGCTTGATAACGTTTAAATATAGTATTTAGTTATATCTATACTAAATAATAGCGTTATTATTTTAACGGAGCCATTTCGGGCATTTACTTAAGCACCACTTACTTGTGAATACAACTTAATACTTACCGATATTCAGAGGATTACACAGTACCTTTATCGCCTGTATTACCTTCGATATTCTCAGTTATTTCGTCGTAGTTTCTACGCATCTGCCCTTTTACATCCTCCCAGGAGCCATGCATTACCAGTTCATCATCCTGAGCAGCAGTACTGGTTCCTTTCATTTTGCTCATCCATGTGCGCATAGTTTTGTCCATGTCTTCGCCAGCTTTTGTAAGGCTGCGTTTTACACTGTCGCGTGTAGTTTTACCGTTATCCGGGGCTAGCATTATGCCAGCTACAATACCAGCACCTATCCCTGATAGGGTCGCTAATAGTATCTTTCCGTTCTTATCCATTTTTAATTTTTGTGAAGTTTGCTTTATAAGTGAGGTGCCAAACATACTGACAATCTCGTACTTGAATTTAAAGGCGTATACTCCTACAATAATTTGTAATTTCGCGCTTCAGTTTACATACGGTTGCCTTACTTGTTAGTTAACTTAAGTATAAATACCGGTGTTGCTGAACATAATTTATACTTACACTTATACCTTATACTATGAAAAAATATGTAGCAACGCTTGCTATACTTTGCCTTGGCGGCTTCTATTCCTGCAAAACAACCGAAGAGCAAACCGCCTGCATCGATCCTACAAAAATTAACCCCGATGCGATCTGTACCATGCAGTACGACCCTGTCTGTGGCTGCGACAACAAAACCTATGGCAACGCCTGCGTTGCTAACAATGCCGGAGTTACTTCCTTCGTTAAAGGCGAATGCCCGACCCAGAACTAAGTTTATACTTCAGCTAAAATAAAGATGAGCGAGAAAAGATACATTAAGCAGACAAAGCCATTCCGTGTGC of Pontibacter deserti contains these proteins:
- a CDS encoding YtxH domain-containing protein; the encoded protein is MKDNSGKIMLALLAGASAGVIAGLMMAPDTGEATRTSVKKWASKMSKDLEKNLQAGLDEIKNMSAGAMDKFGGATSGTSGAGSTGGSQRSGSTGGGSSTGGSTSGGSTSGGTTGGSNA
- a CDS encoding Kazal-type serine protease inhibitor family protein, with the translated sequence MKKYVATLAILCLGGFYSCKTTEEQTACIDPTKINPDAICTMQYDPVCGCDNKTYGNACVANNAGVTSFVKGECPTQN
- a CDS encoding YtxH domain-containing protein, translated to MDKNGKILLATLSGIGAGIVAGIMLAPDNGKTTRDSVKRSLTKAGEDMDKTMRTWMSKMKGTSTAAQDDELVMHGSWEDVKGQMRRNYDEITENIEGNTGDKGTV